One SAR86 cluster bacterium genomic window carries:
- the gatB gene encoding Asp-tRNA(Asn)/Glu-tRNA(Gln) amidotransferase subunit GatB, translated as MAQNDTLVNGWQPVIGLEIHVQLQTNTKLFSPAKNQFGEEANTLVDLIDMGLPGVLPVLNDGAVKQGIAFGLATNAEIAKTMVFDRKNYFYPDLPKGYQITQLHYPIVKNGVVDVEGKQVRIHQAHLEEDAGKSMHDVYDSESVVDLNRSGVPLLEIVSEPDIRSAEEAVKYLKKIHQIITYLDISDGDMSQGSMRCDANVSIMRPDDKEFGIRAEIKNINSFRFVEKAINFEIKRQIKVLESGEKVEQETRLYDSIKDETRSMRTKEFANDYRYFPCPDLVPHEISEELVKEIKDNLSELPEEKQKRLMETYNLNEYDAGVLCADKSTADFFEEVAKEADVELAAKWIIGDLNALLNKNDISLKESKVNAVNFSKLIQNISNNTISGKIAKDVLDEVWQSGEDVAKIIEGQGMQQISDEGELEKIIDKILAENTSQVEAYKSGKDKLFGFFVGQVMKATEGKANPGLVNKLLKNKILG; from the coding sequence TTGGCACAAAATGACACCCTAGTTAATGGTTGGCAACCTGTAATTGGTCTTGAAATTCATGTCCAGTTACAAACCAATACAAAGCTTTTTTCTCCCGCTAAAAATCAATTTGGTGAAGAGGCAAATACTCTTGTAGACCTTATTGATATGGGTCTGCCTGGTGTTTTACCTGTGCTTAATGACGGTGCTGTGAAACAGGGAATAGCTTTTGGTCTAGCGACAAATGCAGAAATTGCTAAAACAATGGTCTTTGATAGAAAAAATTATTTCTATCCAGATTTACCAAAAGGCTATCAAATAACACAACTACATTATCCAATTGTAAAAAATGGTGTTGTTGATGTTGAAGGCAAACAAGTTAGGATTCATCAAGCACATCTAGAAGAAGATGCAGGGAAATCAATGCATGATGTGTATGATAGTGAGTCAGTTGTGGATTTAAATAGATCAGGAGTACCACTCCTTGAGATTGTATCTGAGCCTGATATTCGCTCAGCAGAAGAGGCTGTAAAGTACTTAAAGAAAATTCATCAAATTATCACTTATTTAGATATTTCTGATGGAGATATGTCACAGGGCTCAATGCGTTGTGATGCTAATGTTTCTATCATGCGACCTGATGATAAAGAGTTTGGCATTAGGGCAGAAATAAAAAATATCAATTCATTCAGATTTGTGGAGAAAGCCATAAACTTTGAAATTAAAAGGCAAATCAAAGTTTTGGAATCAGGGGAAAAGGTTGAGCAAGAAACAAGACTTTATGATTCTATAAAAGACGAAACAAGATCGATGAGAACAAAAGAATTTGCTAATGACTATCGCTACTTTCCTTGTCCAGACTTAGTACCTCATGAAATATCAGAAGAATTAGTGAAAGAAATTAAAGATAATTTAAGTGAACTGCCAGAGGAGAAGCAAAAAAGACTCATGGAAACCTACAACCTTAATGAATATGATGCTGGCGTATTATGTGCTGATAAATCAACTGCTGATTTCTTTGAAGAAGTTGCAAAAGAGGCCGATGTTGAGCTTGCAGCTAAGTGGATAATAGGCGATCTCAATGCGTTGTTGAATAAAAATGATATCAGTCTTAAAGAGAGTAAAGTTAATGCGGTAAATTTCTCTAAACTTATTCAAAACATCTCTAATAACACTATCTCAGGAAAAATTGCGAAAGATGTTTTAGATGAAGTTTGGCAATCAGGCGAAGATGTAGCCAAAATTATAGAAGGCCAAGGCATGCAACAAATCTCAGACGAAGGCGAGTTAGAGAAAATCATTGATAAAATTCTTGCAGAAAATACAAGCCAGGTAGAAGCTTATAAATCTGGCAAAGACAAACTATTTGGTTTCTTTGTTGGTCAAGTTATGAAAGCCACAGAGGGGAAGGCAAATCCAGGCCTTGTGAACAAACTACTTAAAAATAAAATACTAGGTTGA
- the gatA gene encoding Asp-tRNA(Asn)/Glu-tRNA(Gln) amidotransferase subunit GatA — MNFQETRNNFRKKQVSAKELTEESLKKAKEKSELNAFISHFEEYALERASNIDANFDEFKDKPLGGIPIAHKDIFCTDGKKTTCASKMLENFIPPYESTVTKNCNDAGSIMIGKTNMDEFAMGSSNETSFFGPVKNPWGQSLVPGGSSGGSAACVAADITTISTGTDTGGSIRQPAALCGITGLKPTYGLVSRWGMIAFCSSMDQAGPLARDAFACSALLNAMASYDEKDSTCSKRESIDYEKGLNKDFGKLKIGILKGIENLGISEEVLNAYESSKKILEQLGHSFVELDFTELSSGICSYYVIAPAECSSNLSRFDGVKYGHRSEAKNISELYLKTRAEGFGDEVQKRILIGSYVLSAGFYDAYYRKAQKVRRMIKSKFDEFFKDVDLVFLPTTLDQAFEMNRESTDPNRMYKEDLLTIPANLAGLPAMSLPNGFSKNLPIGAQFVGNYFSEELLLNTAHKMQEVTDWHKMTP, encoded by the coding sequence ATGAATTTCCAAGAAACAAGAAATAACTTTCGAAAAAAACAAGTCTCTGCTAAAGAACTAACTGAAGAAAGTCTAAAAAAAGCAAAAGAAAAGAGTGAACTCAATGCATTTATAAGTCACTTTGAAGAATATGCATTGGAGCGAGCATCAAATATTGACGCGAATTTTGATGAGTTTAAAGACAAACCTCTCGGTGGAATTCCTATTGCCCATAAAGATATTTTTTGTACTGACGGAAAAAAAACTACATGTGCATCCAAAATGTTAGAAAATTTTATCCCGCCATATGAGTCCACTGTGACAAAAAATTGTAATGATGCTGGTTCCATTATGATTGGCAAGACAAATATGGATGAATTTGCTATGGGCTCATCGAATGAAACTAGCTTCTTTGGTCCTGTTAAGAATCCTTGGGGTCAATCATTAGTTCCTGGAGGGAGTTCAGGTGGCTCTGCTGCCTGTGTCGCTGCTGATATTACAACAATTTCTACTGGTACAGATACTGGAGGCTCGATAAGACAACCTGCTGCTCTTTGTGGAATTACTGGACTTAAACCTACTTACGGCCTTGTTTCTAGATGGGGAATGATTGCTTTTTGCTCTAGCATGGATCAAGCTGGCCCTCTAGCTAGAGATGCTTTTGCCTGTTCAGCATTACTCAATGCCATGGCGTCTTATGATGAGAAAGACTCTACCTGTTCAAAAAGAGAATCTATTGATTATGAAAAAGGATTAAATAAAGATTTTGGTAAATTAAAGATTGGCATCTTAAAGGGTATTGAAAATCTTGGAATATCAGAAGAAGTATTAAATGCTTATGAAAGTTCTAAAAAAATACTTGAACAATTAGGGCATAGTTTTGTTGAATTAGACTTTACAGAACTATCAAGTGGTATTTGCTCATATTATGTTATTGCTCCAGCTGAATGCTCTTCAAATTTATCAAGATTTGATGGTGTTAAATATGGCCATAGGTCAGAGGCAAAAAATATAAGCGAACTGTATCTAAAAACTAGAGCTGAGGGCTTTGGAGATGAAGTGCAAAAGAGAATTTTAATTGGGTCTTATGTTCTATCTGCAGGTTTTTATGATGCGTATTATAGAAAAGCACAAAAAGTAAGAAGAATGATTAAATCCAAATTTGATGAATTTTTTAAGGATGTTGATTTAGTTTTTTTACCTACAACTCTAGATCAAGCATTTGAAATGAATAGAGAAAGTACAGATCCAAACAGAATGTATAAAGAAGATTTATTAACCATTCCAGCAAATCTCGCAGGGCTACCAGCTATGTCCTTACCTAATGGTTTTTCAAAGAACCTTCCGATAGGCGCACAATTTGTTGGAAATTATTTCTCAGAGGAATTATTACTAAATACCGCACATAAAATGCAGGAGGTGACAGATTGGCACAAAATGACACCCTAG
- the gatC gene encoding Asp-tRNA(Asn)/Glu-tRNA(Gln) amidotransferase subunit GatC, with the protein MNKIELKNLLFLARLQVKEEDQDKTIEKLQNTFEMIDQMNDLDLDKFEPLNNPLELTNVSRSDEEKNRNKKKEFLKKSPKSDEDYFVVPKIVE; encoded by the coding sequence ATGAATAAAATCGAGTTAAAAAATCTATTATTTTTGGCGCGTCTCCAAGTAAAAGAGGAAGATCAAGATAAAACAATAGAAAAATTGCAAAACACTTTCGAAATGATCGATCAAATGAATGATCTGGACCTCGATAAGTTTGAGCCACTGAATAATCCGCTTGAGCTTACTAATGTAAGCCGCTCAGATGAAGAAAAAAACAGAAATAAAAAGAAAGAGTTTTTAAAAAAGTCGCCTAAATCTGACGAAGATTACTTCGTTGTACCAAAAATAGTTGAATGA
- a CDS encoding rod shape-determining protein — translation MLKFLKGLFSNDISIDLGTANTLIYTKENGIVLDEPSVVAIKETNGQKSVIAVGHDAKKMLGRTPGQMDAIRPLRDGVIADFNVTEKMLQHFIKKVSNNSILSPSPRVLVCVPSKATQVEKRAIRESALSAGASVVKLIEEPIAAALGAGVDIDKPRGSMVIDIGGGTSEVAILSLNGIVYSESLKVGGDKFDEAIQAYVRRKFGVVIGETTAELIKLQVGCATLSCKKEFEAYEFRGRNLAEGIPELVIFEKEDGFRALENQTSAIVRSVRTALELAPPELAADISQDGIVLTGGGALLHCLDTLIEQSTGIPTTVAEDPLTCVARGGGIALGLMDKDFDLFADE, via the coding sequence ATGTTAAAATTTTTAAAAGGTTTATTTTCTAATGATATATCAATTGATTTAGGAACCGCTAACACATTAATTTACACAAAAGAAAATGGAATCGTCTTGGACGAACCTTCTGTAGTGGCAATTAAGGAAACTAATGGACAGAAGTCTGTTATTGCCGTAGGACATGATGCAAAAAAAATGCTTGGAAGAACTCCGGGTCAAATGGATGCTATCAGACCATTAAGAGATGGAGTCATAGCGGACTTTAATGTGACAGAAAAAATGCTCCAGCACTTTATCAAAAAAGTTTCAAATAATAGCATCTTGTCTCCAAGTCCACGGGTTCTAGTTTGCGTTCCATCAAAGGCAACTCAAGTTGAGAAAAGAGCTATCAGAGAATCAGCATTATCTGCTGGCGCGAGCGTTGTTAAGTTGATTGAGGAACCTATTGCAGCGGCATTGGGCGCAGGAGTAGACATTGATAAACCTAGAGGCAGTATGGTTATTGATATTGGTGGTGGAACTTCTGAAGTTGCTATCCTGTCTTTGAATGGAATTGTTTATTCAGAGTCTCTAAAAGTTGGTGGCGATAAATTTGACGAGGCAATACAGGCTTATGTTAGAAGAAAATTTGGAGTAGTAATTGGAGAAACAACAGCCGAATTAATCAAATTACAAGTCGGTTGCGCAACATTAAGTTGTAAAAAAGAATTCGAAGCTTATGAGTTCAGAGGAAGAAATTTAGCTGAAGGTATACCTGAATTAGTCATCTTCGAAAAAGAAGATGGCTTTAGAGCGCTCGAAAATCAAACATCAGCAATAGTAAGATCTGTCAGAACTGCACTTGAATTAGCTCCTCCAGAGCTTGCAGCAGATATATCACAAGATGGAATTGTATTAACTGGAGGTGGAGCACTATTGCATTGTTTAGACACCCTGATAGAACAAAGTACAGGAATACCTACAACAGTTGCTGAAGATCCTTTAACCTGTGTTGCTAGAGGTGGCGGAATTGCCCTAGGTTTGATGGATAAAGATTTCGATCTTTTTGCTGATGAGTAA
- a CDS encoding AsmA-like C-terminal region-containing protein encodes MVKKHLIGILRIFLYLLAVFLLSFHLFGISLNFSNINSFFINKIFAGKLSYEGISFRQSLKGIDINLENFNYDGDIKVEGQNLFLKLNLLNSFLSKEVYIDFLFIDEASIRVNPSNERRNIINFFVKEGSIKRALLGKANIESLNIANFRTEGRRFGFTFKESSISLDNALKNISGFSGIASYENQKLKLLIDSNIALFNLDIYEEERVLSDLRGLLSLDFNDKFKILPSFLNAETANSQQFFNINFDKALKLKVLTLGDSRDIYYWAPSNLAANDFFRQSNIFSEDVKSIFSLTLLNDNRSLSGKILLSNPKIQFLPRNFDINYVEMNVDNFKVDAVANGTLPFTDSENVYIDYSFAEEVFKASFLDDFKDPFSISFDNKGSVRAINGSLKPNVGASYHINFFDNQIFVNSDLLQLKFLFSKSLNIFADNYLFEISKIDSNLFAFEQEYPSSFNFDLSNLSVKNLNTKFYVNYSNYIKENFPNLTFEKFSIETKNISANISSNSLEFFGNFLVDGEDIKYSDTSFDFDALRVLSLIDLRTSFSSFLNLNFDKYERDSFYVDRLDGEMLIQGNNLINISNLELDFGPAKADINGTIATNSLLYDTYDLNLDFTTKISQALPWYVAIFGGIPAAAGAALVTGILDDNINEITKTSYKIKGNNNNLEVLNN; translated from the coding sequence ATGGTTAAAAAACATTTAATTGGAATTTTAAGGATTTTCCTTTATTTGCTTGCAGTATTTCTGCTAAGCTTCCATCTTTTTGGCATTTCATTAAATTTTTCAAATATAAACTCATTTTTTATAAATAAAATTTTTGCAGGTAAGCTTTCCTATGAAGGTATTTCTTTTAGACAAAGTTTAAAAGGCATTGATATAAATCTCGAAAATTTTAATTATGATGGAGATATAAAAGTAGAGGGGCAAAATCTATTTTTAAAACTTAACCTTCTAAATTCTTTTCTATCTAAAGAAGTTTACATTGATTTTCTATTTATTGATGAAGCTTCAATCAGAGTTAACCCCTCAAATGAGAGAAGAAATATCATTAATTTTTTTGTAAAAGAGGGAAGTATAAAAAGAGCATTGTTGGGAAAAGCAAATATTGAAAGTCTTAATATTGCTAATTTTAGAACAGAGGGTAGAAGGTTTGGTTTTACATTTAAAGAGTCGAGTATTTCTCTTGATAATGCACTTAAAAATATCTCTGGCTTTAGTGGAATTGCTTCTTATGAAAATCAAAAGTTAAAACTTTTAATTGATTCCAATATAGCACTGTTTAACTTAGATATATATGAAGAAGAGAGGGTTCTTAGTGATTTAAGAGGACTACTTTCACTTGATTTTAATGATAAATTTAAAATACTTCCCTCCTTCCTGAATGCTGAAACTGCAAATTCTCAGCAATTTTTTAATATAAATTTTGATAAAGCATTAAAATTAAAAGTACTTACCCTTGGAGACAGTAGAGACATATATTATTGGGCTCCGTCTAATCTAGCTGCAAATGATTTTTTTAGACAAAGCAACATATTTTCTGAAGATGTAAAATCTATTTTTTCGTTAACTTTATTGAATGACAATAGATCTTTAAGTGGAAAAATTTTGCTTTCAAATCCAAAAATTCAATTTCTTCCAAGAAATTTTGATATTAATTATGTAGAAATGAATGTAGATAATTTTAAAGTTGATGCTGTTGCTAATGGCACTCTTCCTTTTACTGACAGCGAAAATGTTTATATAGACTACTCATTTGCAGAAGAAGTTTTTAAAGCAAGTTTTTTAGATGATTTTAAAGATCCTTTTTCAATATCTTTTGACAATAAAGGCTCAGTAAGAGCAATCAATGGTTCTTTAAAGCCAAATGTAGGTGCAAGTTATCATATTAATTTTTTTGATAATCAGATTTTTGTTAATTCTGATCTTCTGCAACTAAAGTTTTTATTTTCTAAGAGCTTAAATATCTTTGCTGATAATTATCTATTTGAAATAAGTAAAATTGATTCAAATTTATTTGCATTTGAACAGGAATATCCGTCAAGTTTTAATTTCGATTTATCAAATCTATCTGTTAAGAACCTTAATACCAAGTTTTATGTTAACTATTCGAACTATATTAAGGAAAATTTTCCAAATCTAACTTTTGAAAAATTTTCTATTGAAACCAAAAACATCTCCGCAAACATTTCTTCAAACAGCCTTGAATTTTTTGGCAATTTTTTGGTTGATGGAGAAGATATTAAATACTCTGATACTTCTTTTGATTTTGATGCTTTGAGGGTGCTTTCATTGATTGATTTGAGAACAAGCTTTTCAAGTTTTTTAAACCTAAATTTTGATAAATATGAAAGAGATTCATTTTATGTTGATCGGCTAGATGGAGAAATGTTGATTCAGGGAAATAATCTTATAAATATTAGTAATTTAGAGTTAGATTTTGGTCCAGCAAAGGCAGATATTAATGGGACAATAGCAACTAATTCTCTTTTGTATGATACATATGATTTAAATTTAGATTTCACTACTAAAATTTCTCAGGCTCTTCCGTGGTATGTTGCAATATTTGGAGGTATACCTGCTGCTGCAGGAGCAGCACTAGTTACTGGAATTTTAGACGATAACATCAATGAAATAACAAAAACAAGTTACAAAATCAAAGGGAATAACAATAATTTGGAAGTTTTAAACAACTAG
- the mgtE gene encoding magnesium transporter, with amino-acid sequence MAEKISSSKYELIQETIANPEFKSKLSNILKEMSANDLASLIQNSPPQERKIIWDSIELEYEGEVLGELDEQLRDELLKEMEPEEISLAISDLEVDDLVDILQALPEKITNDVLALMNSRDRGRIENVIDFPEESAGGLMNTDVITVRAENTIELVSRYLRFLKNLPQNTDDIYVVTKNDEYLGILPITKILTSDQNMTVREVMDTEFEPISSELNEVDVYDLFKAKDLFSAPVVNDKNQLLGRITVDDIIEIGADEVQEDFRALAQIEEDVFSSPKKSIKNRIFWLSINLLTAIIAAASISLFADVFEKVVYAAVLMPIVASMGGIAATQTLGIYIRAEAMRKLNRKNFRYLFRREFIVSIVNGIFFSIFIFGITFFWFSDYNLAIAISIAMILNLIMAAVGGFLLPYILRKIGYDPAISGGVIITTITDLIGFVTFLGIVSFLVV; translated from the coding sequence ATGGCAGAAAAAATTTCGTCTTCAAAATATGAATTAATTCAAGAAACGATAGCAAACCCTGAATTTAAATCAAAACTTAGTAATATTTTGAAAGAAATGTCAGCGAATGATCTTGCATCTTTAATTCAGAACTCGCCTCCTCAAGAAAGAAAAATAATATGGGATTCAATTGAGCTTGAATATGAAGGTGAAGTTCTTGGAGAGCTAGATGAACAGCTTAGAGACGAATTGCTAAAAGAAATGGAGCCTGAAGAAATTTCATTAGCAATTAGTGATCTAGAAGTTGATGATTTAGTAGATATTTTGCAAGCACTTCCAGAAAAAATCACTAATGATGTTCTTGCATTAATGAATTCTAGAGATAGAGGAAGAATTGAAAATGTTATTGATTTCCCAGAGGAATCAGCAGGGGGATTAATGAATACCGATGTTATTACAGTAAGGGCTGAAAACACCATTGAACTTGTCTCTAGGTATCTAAGATTTTTAAAAAATTTGCCCCAAAATACTGATGATATTTATGTTGTAACAAAAAACGATGAATATTTGGGTATTCTGCCTATAACAAAAATCTTAACATCTGATCAAAATATGACTGTAAGAGAGGTAATGGATACAGAATTTGAACCAATAAGTTCTGAGCTAAATGAAGTAGATGTTTATGATTTATTTAAGGCAAAGGATTTATTTTCAGCACCAGTAGTTAATGATAAAAATCAGCTTCTTGGTCGAATTACCGTAGATGATATTATCGAAATTGGTGCAGATGAGGTTCAAGAAGATTTTAGAGCACTTGCACAAATCGAAGAAGATGTTTTTTCATCTCCCAAAAAATCAATAAAAAATAGAATTTTTTGGCTTTCTATCAATCTTTTAACTGCAATTATAGCTGCAGCTTCAATTAGTCTATTTGCAGATGTTTTCGAGAAAGTTGTATATGCTGCTGTACTCATGCCAATTGTGGCAAGTATGGGGGGAATAGCAGCAACACAAACACTAGGCATATATATAAGAGCAGAAGCAATGAGAAAATTAAACAGGAAAAATTTTAGGTATTTATTCAGAAGAGAATTTATCGTTTCAATAGTGAATGGAATCTTTTTTTCAATTTTCATTTTTGGAATTACTTTCTTTTGGTTCTCTGATTACAATCTTGCAATAGCTATATCCATTGCAATGATTTTAAATTTAATTATGGCTGCTGTAGGTGGTTTTCTTTTGCCCTACATCCTTAGAAAAATTGGATATGACCCCGCGATTTCTGGAGGTGTAATTATCACTACAATCACAGATTTAATTGGGTTTGTTACTTTTCTCGGAATAGTAAGTTTTCTAGTTGTTTAA
- a CDS encoding ATP-binding cassette domain-containing protein — translation MIKVKNITKKISSKMLLKFISFELKPNKITGLLGANGAGKTTLFRSVAGLSSIDTGEIFLGKKEVSRYDIEKRALQGLKYVPQEDSLFEELSLLENLTAAIELQFKKIQNKHTEKIDFYLEKMKLQNKANIKAKFLSGGEKRKTEILRAILLDAKCILLDEPFAGVDPISVEEIIKILKDLKENLTIFISDHNFRDVMKVCDEIILMNQGEILLNGPPETVQNDRLAQKLYFGEIN, via the coding sequence ATGATTAAAGTAAAAAATATTACAAAGAAAATTTCCTCGAAAATGCTTTTAAAATTTATAAGCTTTGAGTTAAAACCCAATAAGATTACGGGCCTGCTTGGAGCAAATGGAGCTGGCAAAACTACATTATTCAGATCAGTTGCTGGACTTTCTTCCATTGACACAGGGGAAATTTTTCTTGGTAAAAAAGAGGTATCTAGGTATGACATTGAAAAGCGAGCTTTACAAGGTCTTAAATATGTACCACAAGAGGATTCTTTATTTGAAGAGTTGAGTCTCTTAGAAAATTTAACTGCTGCAATCGAGCTGCAATTTAAAAAAATACAGAATAAACACACAGAAAAAATTGATTTTTATCTTGAAAAGATGAAGTTACAAAATAAAGCTAATATTAAAGCTAAATTTCTATCGGGAGGAGAGAAGAGAAAAACAGAAATTCTCAGAGCTATTCTTTTAGATGCTAAATGTATTCTTCTTGATGAGCCTTTTGCAGGTGTAGATCCAATTTCAGTTGAAGAAATAATAAAAATATTAAAGGATTTAAAAGAAAACCTTACAATTTTTATTAGTGATCATAATTTTCGTGATGTTATGAAAGTTTGTGATGAGATAATTCTTATGAATCAAGGGGAAATCTTGCTTAATGGGCCTCCAGAGACAGTTCAAAATGACCGACTTGCCCAAAAACTTTATTTTGGCGAAATAAATTAA